One window from the genome of Haladaptatus paucihalophilus DX253 encodes:
- a CDS encoding helix-turn-helix domain-containing protein, producing the protein MSSIVEISISADEFALGRALQAAPEVQIELERVVPVGMSRFPFFWARGGDTCRFEAAARAEPAVNALTRIDTLTDNTLFHAQWNDDITNLVHGVEEANATIVEASGTADDWTFHLRFPAQEGMSSFQTFCQHEGIPIEVERVYSMQERAVHNSAGVTPAQRETLITAYEGGYFEQPRGITREELADELGISPQAVGGRLRRGYANLIAGLLRPMNG; encoded by the coding sequence ATGAGTTCCATCGTTGAGATTTCGATATCCGCCGACGAGTTTGCACTCGGCCGCGCGTTGCAGGCGGCACCGGAGGTGCAAATCGAACTCGAACGCGTCGTCCCGGTTGGGATGTCTAGATTTCCCTTCTTCTGGGCACGCGGTGGCGATACCTGTCGGTTCGAAGCGGCGGCACGCGCCGAACCGGCGGTCAACGCGCTCACGAGGATCGACACGCTGACTGATAATACGTTGTTCCACGCACAGTGGAACGACGATATCACGAACCTCGTCCACGGAGTCGAAGAAGCCAACGCGACTATCGTGGAAGCGAGTGGGACGGCGGACGACTGGACGTTTCATCTCCGATTCCCGGCACAAGAAGGGATGTCCTCGTTCCAGACGTTCTGTCAGCACGAAGGAATTCCGATAGAGGTCGAACGAGTGTACTCCATGCAGGAACGAGCGGTTCACAACTCCGCGGGTGTCACGCCCGCACAGCGGGAAACGCTCATCACTGCCTACGAGGGAGGATACTTCGAACAACCGCGTGGAATCACGCGTGAAGAGTTAGCCGACGAACTGGGTATCTCTCCACAGGCCGTCGGTGGTCGTCTTCGACGCGGATATGCGAATCTCATCGCCGGACTACTCCGTCCGATGAATGGATAG
- a CDS encoding ABC transporter permease, whose translation MSWAVVARKDFEDAARSKMLWGITVLFVLATAGTMFAVGSLTDDFTAKQAIGFLSSPATLLVPLAALVVAYLAIAGERESGSIKLLLGLPHTRRDVLLGKLVGRSLVVGVATVIAFIAGAIVLAVQYGSFPVSDFLVQGVTTFIFGMVFVGIAIGFSAMASTRSRAMAGAIGLFFLFELIWDIVPFGVYYLIEGGMPNVADGLPPWYFLLQIINPTNAYSVAANFLSNPNGASPYAQLVNGTVPFYLEGWFALALLAFWLVVPVALGYWQFERADIS comes from the coding sequence ATGAGCTGGGCCGTCGTCGCGCGCAAGGATTTCGAGGACGCCGCGCGCTCGAAGATGCTGTGGGGTATCACGGTGCTGTTCGTGCTCGCAACCGCGGGGACGATGTTCGCCGTCGGCTCGTTGACCGACGACTTCACCGCGAAACAGGCCATCGGTTTCCTCAGTTCCCCCGCGACGCTCCTCGTTCCCCTTGCGGCGCTCGTCGTCGCGTACCTCGCCATCGCCGGTGAGCGCGAATCGGGAAGCATCAAGCTGTTGCTCGGCCTGCCGCACACCCGTCGGGACGTGCTGCTCGGCAAACTCGTCGGCCGCTCCCTCGTCGTCGGGGTCGCGACCGTCATCGCGTTCATCGCCGGGGCAATCGTCCTCGCGGTTCAGTACGGCTCGTTCCCCGTCTCGGACTTCCTCGTGCAGGGGGTCACGACGTTCATCTTCGGAATGGTGTTCGTGGGAATCGCTATCGGCTTCTCCGCGATGGCGTCCACCCGCTCGCGCGCGATGGCGGGCGCTATCGGCCTGTTCTTCCTCTTCGAACTCATCTGGGACATCGTTCCGTTCGGCGTCTACTATTTGATCGAGGGCGGAATGCCGAACGTGGCGGACGGACTCCCGCCGTGGTACTTCCTCCTGCAAATCATCAACCCAACGAACGCCTACAGCGTCGCGGCGAACTTCCTGTCCAACCCGAACGGTGCGAGTCCGTACGCACAACTCGTCAACGGGACCGTCCCCTTCTATCTCGAAGGTTGGTTCGCGCTCGCGTTGCTCGCGTTCTGGTTGGTCGTTCCCGTCGCGCTCGGCTACTGGCAGTTCGAACGGGCGGACATCAGCTAA
- a CDS encoding ABC transporter ATP-binding protein, producing MAAIQTTGLTKRFGDVVAVRDLNLQVNEGEVFGFLGPNGCGKSTTINMLMDYIRPTDGTATVLGYDAQNETQAIHERIGILPDATDLYGRLSGRKHIQFAIDSKGTNEDADEILERVGLSADDASRSAGGYSKGMRQRLVLGMALVGDPDLLILDEPSSGLDPHGVREMRQIIQREADRGTAVFFSSHILSQVEAVCDRVAIMNKGQLVTVDTIDGLRDAVGTGATMVLTVDTVPNVELTSVEGVSDMSIDGNEIHVTYSDASSKAKVINAVEQAGATVADIRTKESSLEDLFEAYTTGSQGQRIESEAQA from the coding sequence ATGGCCGCCATACAAACGACTGGTCTCACCAAGCGGTTCGGTGACGTGGTCGCGGTCCGTGATCTCAACCTCCAAGTGAACGAGGGAGAAGTCTTCGGCTTCCTCGGTCCCAACGGATGCGGGAAATCGACCACCATCAACATGCTGATGGACTACATCCGCCCGACCGACGGGACGGCGACGGTCCTCGGCTACGACGCACAGAACGAGACGCAGGCGATCCACGAGCGGATCGGTATTCTCCCCGACGCGACCGACCTCTACGGTCGGCTCTCGGGGCGAAAGCACATCCAGTTCGCCATCGACTCCAAGGGCACGAACGAGGACGCGGACGAAATCCTCGAACGCGTCGGCCTCTCGGCGGACGACGCGTCGCGCTCGGCGGGCGGCTACTCGAAAGGGATGCGCCAGCGCCTCGTCCTCGGCATGGCGCTGGTCGGCGACCCCGACCTCCTGATACTCGACGAACCGTCCAGCGGGCTCGACCCGCACGGTGTCCGCGAGATGCGCCAAATCATCCAGCGAGAGGCCGACCGCGGTACGGCCGTGTTCTTCTCCAGCCACATCCTCAGTCAGGTCGAGGCGGTCTGTGACCGCGTGGCCATCATGAACAAGGGCCAACTCGTCACCGTCGATACCATCGACGGCCTTCGGGATGCGGTCGGAACCGGTGCCACGATGGTGCTGACGGTCGATACCGTCCCGAACGTCGAATTGACGAGCGTCGAGGGCGTCTCGGACATGTCCATCGACGGAAACGAAATTCACGTCACGTACTCCGACGCGAGTTCCAAGGCGAAGGTCATCAACGCCGTCGAGCAGGCGGGCGCGACCGTCGCCGACATCAGGACGAAGGAGTCCTCGCTCGAAGACCTCTTCGAGGCCTACACGACCGGTTCTCAAGGTCAGCGGATCGAATCGGAGGCCCAAGCATGA
- a CDS encoding response regulator transcription factor — protein sequence MSEYQILVVDDEQPIADLFTRWLEDEYDVRTAYSGAEAIAMLDDSPDIVLLDRDMPETSGDDVLEAIRARNIDCRVGMVTAVEPDFDVLELGYDAYVVKPITEPDELYDVVESLRRRATYSTDVQQLLVLSSKRATLEARIAETELARHEEYKTLVSEIRRLKRSLSTTLDGMDDAELDKELTDSRVAPEQT from the coding sequence ATGAGTGAGTACCAAATACTCGTCGTCGATGACGAACAGCCGATTGCCGACCTGTTTACCCGCTGGCTCGAAGACGAGTACGACGTTCGAACCGCCTACAGTGGCGCGGAAGCGATAGCGATGCTCGACGATTCGCCCGATATCGTCCTCCTCGATAGGGACATGCCCGAGACGAGCGGCGACGACGTTTTAGAGGCGATTCGAGCCAGGAACATCGACTGTCGAGTCGGAATGGTGACGGCGGTCGAGCCGGATTTCGACGTACTCGAGCTGGGATACGACGCCTACGTCGTCAAGCCGATTACCGAACCGGACGAGCTGTACGACGTCGTAGAGAGCCTCCGCCGCCGGGCGACGTACTCGACTGACGTTCAACAGCTCCTCGTGCTGTCGTCGAAGCGTGCGACCCTCGAAGCGCGAATCGCCGAGACCGAACTGGCCCGACACGAGGAGTACAAGACGCTCGTATCGGAGATACGGCGCTTGAAACGGTCGCTTTCGACGACGCTCGACGGGATGGACGACGCGGAGTTGGACAAGGAACTGACCGACAGCAGAGTCGCTCCCGAACAGACGTAA
- a CDS encoding S9 family peptidase has protein sequence MTSYDFERYLNVRSAYGASFDPTGERLSFLLNTTGVPQVWQLDGPRAWPQQSTFYDERVTFVSWSPERDELAFGMDEGGNERQQLFRLDGDGETITPLTAMPDAKHRWGGWNSDGSQFAFASNRRDNAVFDVYVQDRTGTGDDAEMVYEGDGWLSLAGWGPDDDRLVVVESHSSFDRDLYVLDIESGDIEHVTPHEGNVRYQGINWGPDGDALYLVTDEGADTMYLARLDLETYDIELVEEGGSWNVDGCALDEDSGRLVYSRNEDGYTELTVGELTGETTIREFPTPNLPHGIAGGVSFGPDAERFAISVTGSASATNVYVVETKTGEAERWTDASTAGLPTDSFVRPKLVHFESFDGRSIPAFFSVPEDASAGETPVIVDIHGGPESQRRPSFNPVKQYFLNRGYAYFEPNVRGSSGYGTEYTHLDDVEKRMDSVADVEAGVEWLHDQRAVDPDRIVAMGGSYGGFMVLAALTEYPDLWAAGVDVVGIANFVTFLENTGDWRRELREAEYGSLEDDRDFLESISPINNIHEIEAPLLVLHGENDPRVPVGEAEQIAEEAAEQGVPVEKLVFPDEGHGFSKLENRIEAYTKTAEFLEQYV, from the coding sequence ATGACATCATACGATTTCGAACGCTATCTGAACGTTCGAAGCGCGTACGGCGCGTCGTTCGACCCGACGGGGGAGCGTCTGAGCTTCCTGTTGAACACGACCGGCGTCCCGCAGGTGTGGCAGTTGGACGGTCCCCGCGCGTGGCCCCAGCAATCGACGTTCTACGACGAGCGGGTGACGTTCGTCTCGTGGTCACCCGAGCGCGACGAACTCGCCTTCGGGATGGACGAGGGCGGGAACGAACGCCAGCAACTGTTCCGCCTCGACGGCGACGGCGAAACCATCACCCCCCTTACGGCGATGCCCGACGCGAAACACAGATGGGGCGGCTGGAACTCCGACGGGTCGCAGTTCGCGTTCGCGTCGAACCGGCGTGACAACGCCGTCTTCGACGTGTACGTGCAGGACCGCACCGGGACCGGGGACGATGCCGAGATGGTGTACGAGGGCGACGGGTGGCTCTCGCTCGCCGGATGGGGTCCGGACGACGACCGCCTCGTCGTGGTCGAATCCCACTCCTCGTTCGACCGGGACCTGTACGTCCTCGACATCGAATCCGGCGACATCGAACACGTCACCCCGCACGAGGGGAACGTCCGGTATCAGGGCATCAACTGGGGTCCGGACGGCGACGCGCTCTACCTCGTCACCGATGAAGGGGCGGACACGATGTATCTCGCACGCCTCGACCTCGAGACCTACGATATCGAACTCGTCGAGGAGGGCGGGAGCTGGAACGTGGACGGCTGTGCGCTGGACGAGGACTCCGGTCGGCTCGTCTACTCGCGCAACGAGGACGGGTACACGGAACTCACCGTCGGCGAGTTGACCGGCGAGACGACCATCCGCGAGTTCCCGACGCCCAACCTGCCGCACGGTATCGCGGGGGGCGTCAGTTTCGGCCCCGACGCGGAGCGATTCGCCATCTCAGTCACCGGCAGCGCGAGCGCGACCAACGTCTACGTCGTCGAGACGAAAACGGGCGAGGCGGAGCGCTGGACAGACGCATCGACGGCGGGGCTTCCGACCGACTCGTTCGTCCGCCCGAAACTCGTCCACTTCGAGAGCTTCGACGGCCGTTCGATTCCCGCGTTCTTCTCCGTGCCCGAGGACGCGAGCGCGGGCGAAACCCCCGTCATCGTGGACATCCACGGCGGTCCGGAGAGCCAGCGTCGTCCGTCGTTCAACCCGGTCAAACAGTACTTCCTGAACCGCGGGTACGCCTACTTCGAGCCGAACGTCCGCGGGTCGTCGGGCTACGGCACGGAGTACACGCATCTGGACGACGTGGAAAAGCGGATGGATTCGGTCGCCGACGTCGAGGCCGGTGTCGAGTGGTTACACGACCAGCGCGCCGTGGACCCCGACCGAATCGTCGCCATGGGCGGCTCCTACGGCGGGTTCATGGTCCTCGCGGCGCTGACGGAGTACCCCGACCTGTGGGCCGCCGGGGTGGACGTCGTCGGCATCGCCAACTTCGTCACGTTCCTCGAAAACACGGGCGACTGGCGGCGCGAACTCCGCGAGGCCGAGTACGGGTCGCTCGAAGACGACCGCGACTTCCTGGAGTCCATCAGTCCCATCAACAACATCCACGAAATCGAAGCGCCGCTGCTCGTCCTCCACGGGGAGAACGACCCGCGCGTCCCCGTGGGCGAGGCCGAGCAGATAGCCGAGGAAGCCGCCGAACAGGGCGTCCCGGTCGAAAAACTCGTCTTCCCCGACGAGGGCCACGGCTTCTCGAAACTGGAGAACCGCATCGAGGCGTACACGAAGACGGCCGAGTTCTTGGAGCAGTACGTCTAA
- a CDS encoding ABC transporter permease subunit translates to MSWVSVARKDFIDSRRSKGLWALIGLYVALLALTVYVAPSDVSMTNVLRLLALVGIFIIPISALIIAYLAIAGERESGSIKFLLGLPNTRLDLVIGKFVGRSAVVAVGLALAFVIAAVEGSILLASVDIAILAQFFLLFLFFAVTYIAIAVGLSAACASRSRAMASSVGVFFVFNVLWTVPAISPSRALRFIADDTLGVHLSAQIYEFVYLVSPPYAFQRAADLVFTDQQLYYFRVIGQNATVPFFLEKWFMLVILAAWLVVPLVLGYWRFERADLG, encoded by the coding sequence ATGAGTTGGGTGTCGGTGGCGAGAAAGGATTTCATCGACTCCCGGCGCTCGAAGGGGCTGTGGGCGCTCATCGGCCTGTACGTCGCGCTGCTCGCCCTCACGGTGTACGTCGCACCCTCTGACGTCAGCATGACGAACGTGCTTCGACTCCTCGCGCTCGTCGGCATCTTCATCATCCCCATCAGTGCGCTTATCATCGCCTATCTCGCCATCGCGGGCGAACGCGAGTCCGGGAGCATCAAGTTCCTCCTCGGTCTCCCGAACACGCGCCTCGACCTCGTTATCGGGAAGTTCGTCGGTCGGTCGGCCGTCGTCGCCGTCGGTCTCGCGTTAGCGTTCGTCATCGCGGCCGTCGAAGGGTCGATTCTCCTCGCATCGGTCGATATCGCGATTCTCGCGCAGTTTTTCCTCCTGTTCCTCTTCTTCGCCGTGACGTACATCGCCATCGCGGTCGGCCTCTCGGCGGCGTGCGCGTCACGGTCGCGGGCGATGGCCAGTTCGGTCGGCGTCTTCTTCGTGTTCAACGTCCTCTGGACGGTCCCGGCGATTTCGCCGTCGCGGGCGCTTCGGTTCATCGCCGACGACACGCTCGGCGTGCACCTCTCAGCACAGATTTACGAGTTCGTCTACCTCGTCAGCCCGCCGTACGCGTTCCAACGCGCCGCGGACCTCGTGTTCACCGACCAGCAACTCTACTACTTCCGCGTCATCGGCCAGAACGCGACGGTGCCGTTCTTCCTGGAGAAGTGGTTCATGCTGGTCATCCTCGCCGCGTGGCTCGTCGTCCCGCTCGTCCTCGGCTACTGGCGGTTCGAGCGCGCAGACCTCGGTTGA
- a CDS encoding GNAT family N-acetyltransferase yields MTSPAIRPARPADAAGIRRVARESWHAAYDDIIGAETVDDTIDRWYDPDRLRESARRPSHEFFVAERDRLVGFVHVAPDAEEGEEKSIFELVRIYVVSDEWGSGLGTRLLVRAERRLEDRNADRLRLTVLADNEVGVGFYESRGFERIEEREDAALGVAEFVYEKEL; encoded by the coding sequence ATGACATCGCCCGCAATCCGTCCAGCGCGACCCGCCGACGCCGCCGGTATTCGGCGCGTCGCCCGCGAATCGTGGCACGCCGCCTACGACGACATCATCGGCGCGGAGACCGTGGACGACACCATCGACCGCTGGTACGACCCCGACCGACTCCGGGAGAGCGCGCGACGACCGAGCCACGAGTTCTTCGTCGCCGAACGCGACCGACTCGTCGGGTTCGTCCACGTCGCGCCCGACGCCGAGGAGGGGGAAGAGAAGAGTATCTTCGAACTCGTGCGCATCTACGTCGTTTCGGACGAGTGGGGGTCGGGGCTGGGAACCCGCTTGCTCGTCCGCGCCGAACGGCGGTTGGAAGACCGGAACGCCGACCGACTTCGATTGACCGTCCTCGCCGACAACGAGGTCGGCGTGGGATTCTACGAGTCCCGCGGCTTCGAGCGCATCGAGGAGCGAGAAGACGCGGCGCTCGGCGTGGCGGAGTTCGTGTACGAAAAGGAGTTGTGA
- a CDS encoding ABC transporter ATP-binding protein: MAAIETKSLTKRFGDVVAVRNLDLTVEEGEIFGFLGPNGAGKSTTINMLLVFMRPSDGTATVLGYDAQDESRTIRDRIGILPDGYRLYDRLTAREHLEFAIDAKDATNDPAVLIDRVGLSQEDADRKVGGYSKGMTQRLALAAALVGDPDLLILDEPSSGLDPHGIAEMRELLREEADRGTAVFFSSHILSEVDAVCDRVGIMNDGELVAQNTVERLRELTGSRSQLLLSVERVPTGLDLTAIDGVSEVSVEESMLRVSFSDPVTKPQVVKRVDAATTVTDIKSEEASLEELFTTYTTGDEPEDEPDARMEVTA, translated from the coding sequence ATGGCCGCCATCGAAACGAAGTCCCTCACCAAGCGATTCGGCGATGTCGTCGCGGTTCGAAACCTCGACTTGACGGTCGAGGAGGGCGAAATATTCGGCTTCCTCGGTCCCAACGGGGCGGGGAAATCGACCACCATCAACATGCTGTTGGTTTTCATGCGCCCCAGCGACGGAACGGCGACGGTCCTCGGCTACGACGCACAGGACGAATCCCGAACCATCCGCGACCGAATCGGCATCCTCCCCGACGGGTATCGGCTCTACGACCGACTGACGGCGCGCGAACACCTCGAATTCGCCATCGACGCGAAGGACGCGACCAACGACCCCGCGGTGCTCATCGACCGCGTTGGGCTGTCACAGGAGGACGCCGATCGGAAGGTGGGCGGTTACTCGAAAGGGATGACACAGCGCCTCGCGTTGGCCGCCGCGCTGGTCGGCGACCCCGACCTCCTGATACTCGACGAACCCTCCTCGGGACTGGACCCCCACGGCATCGCGGAGATGCGCGAACTCCTCCGCGAGGAGGCCGACCGCGGCACGGCCGTGTTCTTCTCCAGCCACATCCTCTCCGAGGTCGATGCGGTCTGTGACCGCGTTGGTATCATGAACGACGGCGAACTCGTCGCACAGAACACCGTCGAGCGACTTCGGGAGCTGACCGGTTCCCGCTCGCAACTCCTCCTCTCCGTCGAGCGCGTGCCGACGGGCCTCGACCTAACCGCCATCGACGGCGTGTCCGAGGTGTCCGTCGAGGAATCCATGCTCCGCGTGTCGTTTTCCGACCCCGTGACGAAACCGCAGGTCGTCAAGCGCGTGGACGCCGCGACGACCGTCACCGACATCAAATCCGAGGAAGCCTCGCTCGAAGAGCTGTTTACCACCTACACGACGGGCGACGAACCCGAGGACGAACCCGATGCTCGTATGGAGGTCACCGCATGA
- a CDS encoding HalOD1 output domain-containing protein, whose translation MDTTSQNSHSDSDLIREFSFDNTETDSVVVAVSAAVSEVTGTPMEEMPPLQETLDCDALESLFSSFDIDDIGEIGQVQFPFHGCTVRIDTTGTIQVFDGNRRFTADGTGC comes from the coding sequence ATGGATACGACATCTCAAAATTCTCACAGTGACTCCGATTTGATACGGGAATTCTCATTCGATAACACTGAAACCGACAGTGTCGTCGTTGCTGTCAGCGCAGCCGTTTCGGAGGTTACTGGGACGCCGATGGAGGAGATGCCGCCACTCCAAGAGACGCTCGACTGCGATGCGCTCGAATCCCTCTTTAGCTCGTTCGATATAGACGATATCGGGGAGATAGGACAGGTCCAGTTCCCGTTTCACGGGTGCACAGTGCGGATCGATACGACCGGAACGATCCAAGTGTTCGACGGTAATCGACGATTTACCGCCGACGGCACCGGGTGCTAA
- a CDS encoding NAD(P)-dependent glycerol-1-phosphate dehydrogenase, which produces MFEKSSWIRLPRNVVVGHGVLSETTAAIDELHLHGTPLLVTSPTPNEVAGQRVADQFEDAGWGVETVVIEEASFESVQRVIDVANEVNPGYLVGVGGGKAIDIAKMASDEIGRGFVSVPTAASHDGIVSGRGSVPEEDTRHSVAAEPPLAVVADTEIIADAPWELTTAGCADIISNYTAVEDWRLAQRLQNVEFHEYAATLAEMTAEMLVDNADTIRPGLEESSWVVVKALVSSGVAMSIADSSRPASGAEHLFSHQLDRIAPGAALHGHQVGVGSIITEYLHGGDWRGIRDALATIGAPTTADELGIDAETVVEALTTAHEIRDRYTILGNGMSRAAAYEAAETTKVI; this is translated from the coding sequence ATGTTCGAGAAATCTTCGTGGATTCGCCTGCCGCGGAACGTCGTGGTGGGCCATGGCGTTCTCTCGGAGACGACGGCGGCCATCGACGAACTGCACTTGCACGGGACACCGCTGCTCGTGACGAGTCCAACGCCGAACGAGGTGGCGGGACAGCGCGTCGCGGACCAGTTCGAGGACGCGGGATGGGGCGTCGAAACCGTCGTCATCGAGGAGGCGAGTTTCGAGTCCGTCCAGCGGGTCATCGACGTGGCGAACGAAGTGAATCCGGGCTATCTCGTGGGCGTGGGCGGCGGAAAGGCCATCGACATCGCCAAGATGGCGAGCGACGAAATCGGGCGGGGCTTCGTCTCGGTTCCGACGGCCGCGAGCCACGACGGCATCGTCAGCGGGCGGGGATCGGTCCCGGAGGAGGACACGCGCCACAGCGTGGCCGCCGAACCGCCGCTGGCGGTCGTGGCGGACACGGAGATCATCGCCGACGCGCCGTGGGAACTCACGACCGCGGGGTGTGCCGACATCATCAGCAACTACACGGCGGTCGAGGACTGGCGGCTGGCACAGCGGCTCCAGAACGTGGAGTTCCACGAGTACGCCGCGACGCTGGCGGAGATGACGGCCGAGATGCTGGTGGACAACGCCGACACCATTCGGCCCGGACTGGAGGAGTCCTCGTGGGTCGTGGTGAAGGCGCTGGTCTCCTCGGGCGTGGCGATGAGCATCGCCGACTCCTCGCGTCCGGCCAGCGGAGCGGAACACCTGTTCTCGCACCAACTCGACCGCATCGCGCCGGGGGCGGCGCTGCACGGCCATCAGGTCGGCGTCGGGTCCATCATCACGGAGTACCTCCACGGCGGCGACTGGCGCGGTATCCGCGACGCCCTCGCGACCATCGGCGCGCCGACGACGGCCGACGAACTCGGCATCGACGCGGAGACGGTGGTCGAAGCGCTCACGACGGCCCACGAGATACGCGACCGATACACCATCCTCGGAAACGGGATGAGTCGGGCCGCCGCGTACGAGGCGGCGGAGACAACGAAAGTTATCTGA